The genomic DNA GACATTATCCATTCAACTTGAGATGCAATTAGCCAATAATTAAGGTAGGAACAAAACTAAGTTCCTACCTCTTTTTTTACTTACAAACTTCTTCAATATCTTTCATGACATGTGGAACTTCATCCCATGAATAGATGGAGGCTCCAGCTGCAAGAGGATGACCGCCACCTTTATATTTTTTAGCCACTCCATTAATAACCGGACCTTTTGAACGAAGGCGAACACGAATTTGATCACTTTCCTCAATAAAGAAAGCCCATGCTTTGATTCCTTGTACACTTCCAAGAGCACTCACAAGCAGGGAGGCATCTGCTGCCCTTACATCATATGTAGCAAGCAGTTCCTTTGGAAGGATCATAGATGCAACGCCATTTTCGTTCATTTCAAAATTTTGAAGAACATAGCCATTTAACTTAACCACATTCATTGGTAGTTCGTACATTCCGTCATAAACTTCTGTACGAGAGAAATTATATTGTATTAACTCTCCAGCATATTGGAATGTTCGATCATTTGTACTAGGGTAAAGAAATCTCCCCGTATCTCCAACAATTCCTGCATACAATAATCTAGCCGCTTGATCTGACATTTGTAAGCCCTTTTCTTGACCATATAAGTAGAGTTCATAAATCATTTCACTTGTTGAGCTAGAAGTCGTATCAACCCAGACAAGATCACCATATGGATCCTCGTTTGGATGATGGTCTATTTTGATCAACTTGTCCCCAGAGAGGTATCTTTGGTCACAAATACGCTCTTGATTTGCCGTATCTGTCACGATAACTAGAGACCCATTATATGTATCATCACTTATTTCATCAAGCCGTCTCAAATATTGTAAAGACCGCTCTTCTTGTCCAACTGTGTAAATCGTTTTGTCTGGGAAAGAAGCCTTTAAGATTTCTGCCAGTCCTCCTTGTGACCCATACGCATCCGGATCTGGGCGAACATGTCGATGAATAATAATGGTATCGTACTGTTTAATCGTTTCAATTATTTGATCTTTCATTGCTGATCTCCTTTTTTTCCTAATACTCTCTTTTTAACACAAAAAGAGAAAAAGTAGAAATTATTTTATATACAAGGTAGAATAATGGAAGAATGTCGAAGCTTGGAGGGAATTATATGCCTATATTTGTCATTATTATTGTCGTATCTATTATGTTTTATCTTTTTTATAAAATCCAATTTTTTCGTTCCAACCGACCAGCAGAAAAGAAATGGATTTCTGCTAAAAGCAATATTGCTCTAGGATTATTTATTGCATCCTTTGGAATGAATCGTATCATGATTTCTCAATCAACTGTAGTGTATATCATAGGTGCTATTTTTATCGCCCTTGGAGCATACAATATTTTGGGTGGAATAAAAGCTTATAAGTATTTCCTTCCTCTAGCAGCAAAGGAAGCAACTGAATTAAAAAAGCATATGTAAGAAGGGGAGTTGTTCATTCATCGAACAACTCCTTTTTCCTAATGTCTGTCAATCAGCTGACACATCATCATCGCTTTACCAACTAAAACATTTTCGTTATATACTTCCACATCGACCTTCCCAAATTTTCGACCAACCTCTAGCACTTTCGGATAAATTTCTAATACACTATCCATTTGAACGGGTTTTAGAAAATAAATGGTCATATTTTCAACGACTAGATCACCTTTTTTATATCCTCTTAGAACACCATTGGCTGCTTCTGTCACAATGGTAGTGAAAACACCATAAGAAATCGTCCCAATCGAGTTAGTCATTTGAGGGCTTACTTCACAGCGGAGAACGTCCTCGTTCTTTGTTTTCCCTTTCGTTACTACAAGCTGATTTGTAACGATGTCATCAATCGTTTCTCCGACTTGAGGCTGCCGTTGGATCATCTGTAGAGCTTTTAGTACATCCTGTCTGCTTATGATTCCCTCTAAGCGATTATTGTCGTCAACAACAGGAAGGACCTCAATCCCTTCCCATACCATCGAGTGGGCACAGGAGGCAACACTCGTTTTCCCAGTAACAGTCATTGGATTTTTTGTCATGATTTTTTCAATACTCGTCGTATCTGCAATTCCCATAACGTCCTTTGAAGTAACCATCCCTTGCACCTTCATCTGGTGGTCGACTACTGGAAAACGACTATGCTTTGTTTCACGATTTTTTTCATGCCAAACTTCTATTGTATCCGTTGTTTTTACATAGATTGTCTCGTTAATAGATGTTAGAATATCTTCAACAAGTACAATTTCTTTCTTTATTAACTGATCGTAAATGGCACGGTTAATCATCGCAGCAACCGTGAAGGTATCATAGCTAGTTGAAATAATGGGCAACTGAAGGTCATCTGCCAACTTTTTCACTTCATCTTCCGTATCAAATCCACCAGTGATGAGCACGGCTGCTCCAGCATTCAATGCATACTCATGCGCTTTTGTCCGGTTCCCGACAATGAGTAGATTACCTGCTCCAGTGTACCTCATCATTTGTTCAAGCTTCATCGCACCAATGACAAACTTATTTAATGTTTTATGTAAACCCGCACGTCCACCGAGAACTTGTCCATCAACAATATTTACTACTTCAGCAAATGTTAGCTTTTCAATATTCTCCTTTTTCTTTCTTTCAATTCGAATCGTACCAACACGTTCAATCGTGCTCACATATCCTTTATTTTCTGCATCCTTTATGGCTCGATACGCAGTACCTTCACTAACATTAAGCGCCTTGGCAATTTGCCTTACTGATATTTTTTCACCAATTGGTAGTTCATCAATATATTGTAGAATTTGTTCATGTTTTGTAGCCAAGACCTTCACCCTTTATAAATTCTGTATTTTCTATTAGTTTGGTATCTATCCTTTTATTATAAAGCGTGAAGGGGCTTGATTACAATTTGATTTCATTTTGCGAATAGGTAATTAATAGGCTCGCACTTTTCTTCGCACCTGTTTTTTTGATAATTTAGCTTCCGTAACCCTTCTCTTTTTAGGTGCATACATAATAGCAGATAAATTCCCTGCTATTACGAATACGGCTAACACAAGCCAGGCCACTGAGTATATTCCTGCAGTTCCCGCGTTATAAGCTGACAGTTCAGGTACTCCGTAATAAAGCATCACTCCCGTTGCAAGTAAGCAAAATAGGTATCGATTTTTCTTCAATATAAGCAATCTCCTTTCTTGTCCAACTAGTAAAATGTATGCAAAAAAATAAAAAAAAGTCGATGAAATCGTCCAGAGACTCTTTCATCGACAAACTTTACCTACAACTCTATCGACTGCCCTACATCTAGAACAGCACCCACTCCATCAGGAAGCATCTTTACAAACGTTCTAGGGTCTTGCTGAAGCAATGGGAAGGTATTAAAGTG from Robertmurraya sp. FSL R5-0851 includes the following:
- a CDS encoding DHH family phosphoesterase, with protein sequence MKDQIIETIKQYDTIIIHRHVRPDPDAYGSQGGLAEILKASFPDKTIYTVGQEERSLQYLRRLDEISDDTYNGSLVIVTDTANQERICDQRYLSGDKLIKIDHHPNEDPYGDLVWVDTTSSSTSEMIYELYLYGQEKGLQMSDQAARLLYAGIVGDTGRFLYPSTNDRTFQYAGELIQYNFSRTEVYDGMYELPMNVVKLNGYVLQNFEMNENGVASMILPKELLATYDVRAADASLLVSALGSVQGIKAWAFFIEESDQIRVRLRSKGPVINGVAKKYKGGGHPLAAGASIYSWDEVPHVMKDIEEVCK
- a CDS encoding YtpI family protein, with translation MPIFVIIIVVSIMFYLFYKIQFFRSNRPAEKKWISAKSNIALGLFIASFGMNRIMISQSTVVYIIGAIFIALGAYNILGGIKAYKYFLPLAAKEATELKKHM
- a CDS encoding CBS domain-containing protein — its product is MATKHEQILQYIDELPIGEKISVRQIAKALNVSEGTAYRAIKDAENKGYVSTIERVGTIRIERKKKENIEKLTFAEVVNIVDGQVLGGRAGLHKTLNKFVIGAMKLEQMMRYTGAGNLLIVGNRTKAHEYALNAGAAVLITGGFDTEDEVKKLADDLQLPIISTSYDTFTVAAMINRAIYDQLIKKEIVLVEDILTSINETIYVKTTDTIEVWHEKNRETKHSRFPVVDHQMKVQGMVTSKDVMGIADTTSIEKIMTKNPMTVTGKTSVASCAHSMVWEGIEVLPVVDDNNRLEGIISRQDVLKALQMIQRQPQVGETIDDIVTNQLVVTKGKTKNEDVLRCEVSPQMTNSIGTISYGVFTTIVTEAANGVLRGYKKGDLVVENMTIYFLKPVQMDSVLEIYPKVLEVGRKFGKVDVEVYNENVLVGKAMMMCQLIDRH